Proteins found in one Campylobacter lari genomic segment:
- the dapE gene encoding succinyl-diaminopimelate desuccinylase translates to MQVVEIFKELSKFKSITPDDDGALNYIAVELSDFEAFFIEKEGVKNLLLTKKFSDDGEHLAFGGHVDVVPAGEGWSSDPFEPLEKDGFIYVRGAQDMKSGVAAFMCAVKEVENFKGRISLILTSDEEGEAKFGTLEVLKFMQEKDMLPDFAVVAEPTCDKKFGDSIKIGRRGSINAKLLIKGKQGHVAYPQKCINPVHNFASALKFLAGFDLDPGDEAFAPSKIVITDIRGGMEVCNVTPNDLKLMFNVRNSPQTSLEDVKAYIEKTCEGLDYELSINQSSKPFLTQSDSKIVQKLNESVQKITQVVPELNTKGGTSDARYFAEFGVKVVEFGVCNDRIHAIDERVSIEELEKLYLVFKDLLKNFN, encoded by the coding sequence TGATGGAGCGTTAAATTATATCGCAGTGGAGTTAAGTGATTTTGAAGCTTTTTTTATAGAAAAAGAAGGTGTGAAAAATCTTTTGCTGACTAAAAAATTTAGTGATGATGGCGAGCATTTAGCTTTTGGCGGGCATGTAGATGTAGTACCTGCGGGAGAGGGTTGGAGTAGTGATCCTTTTGAGCCTTTAGAAAAAGATGGGTTTATTTATGTAAGGGGCGCACAAGATATGAAAAGTGGTGTGGCTGCTTTTATGTGTGCGGTTAAAGAAGTAGAAAATTTCAAAGGAAGAATTTCACTGATTTTAACAAGTGATGAAGAAGGTGAGGCTAAATTTGGCACGCTTGAAGTACTTAAATTTATGCAAGAAAAAGATATGTTGCCTGATTTTGCTGTGGTTGCTGAGCCAACTTGTGATAAAAAATTTGGAGATAGTATTAAAATAGGGCGTCGTGGTTCTATCAATGCAAAATTACTTATCAAAGGTAAGCAAGGTCATGTGGCATACCCACAAAAATGCATAAATCCTGTGCATAATTTTGCTTCTGCTTTGAAATTTTTAGCAGGATTTGATCTTGATCCAGGTGATGAGGCATTTGCACCATCTAAAATCGTTATTACCGATATACGCGGTGGTATGGAAGTGTGTAATGTAACTCCAAATGATTTAAAATTGATGTTTAATGTAAGAAATTCTCCACAAACTAGCTTAGAAGATGTAAAAGCTTATATAGAAAAGACTTGCGAAGGGCTTGATTATGAATTAAGCATAAATCAAAGCTCAAAGCCTTTTTTAACACAAAGTGACTCTAAAATCGTACAAAAACTAAATGAAAGTGTGCAAAAAATCACTCAAGTAGTGCCAGAACTTAACACCAAAGGTGGCACAAGCGATGCAAGATATTTTGCTGAGTTTGGTGTGAAGGTAGTAGAATTTGGTGTGTGTAATGATAGAATTCATGCTATTGATGAAAGAGTGAGTATAGAGGAGCTTGAAAAATTGTATTTAGTTTTTAAAGACTTATTAAAGAATTTTAACTAG
- the thiS gene encoding sulfur carrier protein ThiS, producing MIINGQKLELKELRFMDYVKEKQLKIEFIALELNGEIIPRDKFKNLILKENDKAEIVTFVGGG from the coding sequence ATGATTATTAATGGACAAAAGCTTGAGTTAAAAGAGCTAAGGTTTATGGATTATGTTAAAGAAAAGCAATTAAAAATAGAGTTTATCGCCTTAGAATTAAACGGAGAAATTATCCCAAGAGATAAATTTAAAAATTTAATTTTAAAAGAAAATGATAAAGCAGAGATTGTTACTTTTGTA